The DNA sequence TCAAACTTTATGCCTTTGTATGCTTCATTTGTTAAAACGAGCATATTCAGCTTGTCAAGTGCATCCGATGCATTGGAAATAAGTTCACGAAGGAAAATCTCCTTGTTGGAATAAAGTGAATGAATCATAAGTTGTAAAATCTGATTTGCTTCTGTTTGAAATTGATGTTTAGCCATAATAGTAATCCTTTTTTAAAATTTGACAGTATTTTACCAAAAAAAGTTAATAGTTGCAAGTTTTATCAATATTCTTTAGTCATTTTAACTCAAGTTTATAATATTTTTATTTTGCTATAATAACTTTATGAAAAATGATTATATAGATTTAATAGAACCTACTCCTGTTCTAAAGACAAAAAAATGTCAAATCATCGCTTTTTTACTAAAATTTTTATTGCAGTTTACTCCTGTGTTTACTGCTCTTATCGTCTGGTACATGTATGATTATTTTATAGCAGGCGCTACTTTGTTGATTACATTTATAGTTGTTGGCATTGTAAGAGCTAAAATGAGAAACAGTGTCATCCCTCTTTCTCAAAGAGAATATCACTATAATGATGAAGGGATAGCAAAATGGTTTACGGCAAAAGAATTATGCCCGAAAGAGAAAGATTAAGTACCTATTAAAGCATTGCGCGAATCATAATTGCATAATGCAGAACAAAAAGATTTAAAAAAAATATGAGCAGGGAAGTTCCGCGTGACAAAATGTTTTGTATTTTCGTTCGCTCTTTCCCGTTTGTGCGAAATGCAATAAAAAAATGAACTATTGTTGCCACGATTATAACAGCTACAATTATGAGTTTTTTGCGTAACTCCTGGACTATAATATTATCATCATGGGTCAAAAGCATATGGTACAAACCATTATCTACAATCATCACAGTACCGGTCAACAGTAAAACAACAATGGAAACCAATTCAAAGTAACCGAAAATAGGCCCTATTACCGGATAAACCTGTTGTTGTTTTTCTTTATCAAGCAGTGTAACACCCAAAATAAACATAAATATGGAACCGCCTATCCAGGCAATGGCAGCAATAAGATGAATATGTATAAATAAACCCAAATAAAATCCTTTAAATGAGTCCGTATAATATTATAATTTAAATAACGAAGTCTTGATATACAACAATATTTTTTAAATTATTCTCTAAAGCATCTTCCAATCTGCAAAACAGTTCATATATCATGTTTGCATAATCTTTTGCTTCATATTCTTTAGAGTGAATCGTACTTATATAATAATCATTATTTGAGTTTAGATGCAAGAGATTGTAGTTTATGTTTTCGGCGGCTTTGATATAATGTTCCTCATCCACAGAATCCTGAATGATACAATGAAGTTTATCATTTAAGGTAATAAATTTATCGGTACTTCTTAATCTCTTTTTTAATTCGTTAAAATCTATTGCAATTTTACATTCACAATATATTGCAATGAAGGAAAACTCACTGCCATACCGCTCTTTTCTGTAAAAGAACTCTTGTCCTTCTTCTTTAAGAACTTCCATATACTGATGTTCATTTTTTCTTATTTCTGCTATTACCTGTAACATGATTCTACTCCTATGACATACAAGATTATAATCTATTAAAATAAATAAGCCCTTATTAATGACCAAAATGCTATTATCTCTATTAAAAAGTAAACTATATTATGGCATTAATTGATCTACAAAAAATCAGCAAACACTATTCGGCACAAAAAATTCTCACTGAGGTTGACTTTCATGTGGATGCAGGTGAGCGTATAGTCATCATCGGAAAAAACGGCAGTGGAAAATCCACCTTGATGAAAATACTCAACGGGACACTCATACCTGATGGCGGACGCCGTATCATCAAAAATGATTTGGAAATCAAAATGCTGGATCAGCGTCCGGCATTTGAAGAAGGCCACACTGTCCGTCAGGCAGTTGAAGCAGGTCTTAAAGAGCTCAATGCCGCAAAAGAACGCTACAATGAACTCTCACTGCTTTTAAGTGAAGATTTTGGAAACAAACTGCTTTTGGAAGAGCATGAAAAGCTCTCTCGCTATATTGAACATCATAATGCCTGGAATCTGGATGATAAAATAGAGCGTATCATTGGGCATTTTCAGCTCAAACCTTATGAAAACAAGCCTGTTATGCTCTTAAGCGGAGGCGAACAGCGGCGTGTGGCACTTGCTTCACTCCTTTTGCAAAAACCGGATGTCCTGCTTCTTGATGAACCGACGAACCATCTTGATGTTTATATGGTTGAATTTTTAGAAGAGCTGATTCTCAAAGAGAAATTCACTCTTGTTTTTATCTCGCATGACCGATATTTCATTGACCGAATTGCGACAAAGAGTGTTGAAGTCGAAGACTGCATTTTGCGTGAATACAAGGGCGGATACAATGACTACCTCACACAAAAAGAGGAGTACCTCAGAACCCTGCAAAAGCAGCATGACAATCTGCTGGGCATTCTAAAAAGAGAAAACGAGTGGTTTGCCAGAGGGGTGCGTGCAAGGCTCAAACGAAACGAAGGGCGCAAAGAGCGTTTGATGCAACTGCGCGAAGAGGCAAAAACAAATCCTGCCAAAATCAGAAAAATGTCTGTAGAACTCCAAAGAGAAGCAAAACATTTTAACCGTGACAAAAGCGTCAACAAACAAAAAATGCTTTTTGAAGTCGAAGATCTGTCTCTCAAACTCGGTGACAAAGAGCTGTTACACGGCTTTACAACACGCATACTCCAAAAAGATGTCATCGCCATTGTCGGGCCCAACGGCAGTGGAAAATCAACACTGCTAAAAGCTCTGCTTGGACGCATAGAGCCGACAAGCGGCAAGATAAAACGCGGAGAATTCAAAGTAGGCTATTTTGACCAGCACAGAGAGATGCTTGATGATGACAAAAACCTCATAGAGACTTTTTGTCCCCACGGTGGCGACCGTGTCAATGTACGAGGCAGTGATTTACATGTATACGGCTACCTTAAAAACTTTCTCTTTCCGCGTGAATTTTTAGACAAAAAGATAGGTGTACTCAGTGGCGGCGAGAAAAACCGTGTTGCCCTTGCTCTGCTTTTTACACAGGATGTTGACATCCTCATTTTGGATGAGCCGACCAATGATCTGGATATTCCTACAATTAACATTCTCGAAGAGCAGTTGACAAATTTTCCCGGTGCCGTCATTATTGTATCGCATGACAGATACTTTGTCGACAAAATCGCAAAAAAACTCTTTATTTTTAAGCCGGACAAAACCATTGAAGAATCACATCAGCAATACTCCGAGTATCTGGAGATAGAAAAAGAGCTGCAAGAGCTGCACACTATGGAAAAAGAGGCGACAAAAAAAGAGGAAAAACCGCGTTTACATGTAACGCAAAAACCAAAAACCTTAAAACTGACGTTTAAAGAAAAAATAGCCCTGGAAAAACTCCCGGCCGAGATAGAAGAACTAGAAGCAAAAATAGAAGAAAAAAACACCTGTTTATCCGATCCGAAATGTTATGAGGAGACAGGTCTGAGCAAACTTGCCAAAGAGTTGGCAGATATGGAAGCGTTGTATGAGCAAAAAGTTGAAGAGCTTTTAACAATTCAGGAAAAAGAAGAAGAGATTAACAATGGATGAACAAGAGTATAAAGAAAAACGCGCCCAAGAGGTCAGCCAACTCGGAGCCGGACATACAGAGTACAAATATGAATATGCACCCGAACTTTTAGAAACTTTTGAAAATGTTCATCCTGAAATGGACTACTGGGTGACACTCAATGCAGACGAATTCACATCACTTTGCCCTAAAACAAATCAGCCGGATTTTGGAACACTCATTATCAACTATATTCCTGATGTAAAAATGGTGGAAAGCAAATCACTCAAACTCTATCTTTTTAGTTTTATCAACAGTGGTGAGTTTCATGAAGACGTCGTCAATAAAATAGGCAAAGATTTGGTCGCCTTGATGCAGCCGAAGTATCTTGAAGTTGTAGGTCTGTTTTACCCACGAGGCAATATCAGCATCCATCCGACTTTCAGTTATGCAAAAGAGGAAGACAAATACAAAGAGATAGAAAAATACAGATTTTTAAACAGAAATCTCAATCCGCAAAGAGTAGGATAATATGCAATTAACACCTTTACATGTAAAAGAAAATACAGGCATACAGTATATGTCTCGTGAACTTCTGTTTCTGGCACACAGCGGACAGCCTTACAGAGGAACTGTTTACATCAACTTTACCAGCAGTGGTGAGACCTTTGATTTACGTAATTTTAAAAAATACCTGACCTCACTCAGAGACAAAAAGTTTACTGCCGAAGATATTGCTTTTGAAATCTATGAGACAATTACACAAAGTATACAGACAAAGAATCTGGGTGTAGTAGTTGATTTGAGCGCACGCGGAGGTTTGCAACAGCGACTCTGTTACGGAGCAGACTTTATACCTGTAAAAAAAGAAAATATCTTTCAGGTATAATAAAAAAGACGCACAGCCCAGACTGCAGTGACTCTTCGGAATCGGCACTTCCGTGCCGACCGTTCCAACTTAGAGAAAAACTCCTTATTTATTCGCATCCTGTAAAGAATCAGCGATTAAAAATGCCAACTCTAATGACTGATCAGCATTGAGACGCGGGTCACAGTGTGTATGATAACGAGAACTTAAATCCTCTTCTGTTACAGTAAATGAACCGCCGATACACTCCGTAACATTTTTTCCTGTCATCTCCAAATGAACTCCGCCGGCAAATGTACCCTCAGCCTTATGTACCTGAAAGAACTGCTTCATCTCGGTTAATATAGCATCAACAGGACGTGTTTTATAGTTGTTGGATGATTTTATAGTATTTCCGTGCATTGGGTCACATGACCAGACAACGTTGAGTCCCTCTCTCTCAACAGCACGAATCAATGCAGGCATATGCTCGCCGACTTTGTTCGCACCCATTCTCACAATGATATTGAGACGCCCTGCTTCATTTTCAGGATTTACCGCCTGAGCCAACCGTACCAGATCATCCGGGTTCATAGTAGGTCCCGCTTTAATGCCTATAGGGTTTTTAATGCCTTTCATATACTCAACATGCGCACCGTCAAGCTGGCGTGTTCTATCCCCTATCCATACCATGTGTGCTGCAGTATTATACCAGTCACCGGTAAGAGAATCCTGTCTTGTAAAAGCCTCTTCATACGGTAAAAGCAGTGCTTCATGGGAAGTAAAAAAATCTGTTTCACGCAATGTTCTGTATGTTTTAGAAGTAACACCACAGGCTTCCATAAACTTTAATGATTTTTCTATATCCTCTGCCAATGCTTCGTATTTCTCACCCACTTCACTTTTATGGGCAAAATCCAGGTTCCACTTACTGACCTGGTGCAAGTCAGCCAATCCGCCTGATGCAAAAGCACGGAGCAGATTTTGTGTAGCCGTTGCCTGGTTATAGGCTCTTATCATACGTTCCGGATCCGGTGTACGTGACTTTTCGTCAAAGTCTATACCGTTAATAATATCCCCACGGTAAGAGTCAAGAGTAATATCCCCTTTTGTTTCCGTATCTGAGGAACGCGGTTTTGCAAACTGACCGCCGAGACGTCCTACTTTTACAACAGGAAGTCCGCCGGCATAGGTCATAACAACCGCCATTTGCATCAAGGCTTTAAAAGTATCGCGAATATTATCTGCATGAAATTCACTGAAACTCTCGGCACAGTCACCGCCTTGCAGTAAAAAAGCCTTTCCCTGTGACACATTGGCCAACTGTTCTTTCAATGAACGTGCTTCTCCTGCAAATACCAATGGCGGGTAGCTTTTCAACTCTTTTAAAACAGCTTCAAGTTTTGCTTTATCAGGATATGTCGGTTGTTGTAATATCGGTTTTTCTCTCCAGCTAGACGGGCTCCAAGTGCTCATTATCAGACCTTATATATTATTGTTTTTGGAATTTTATCAAAAAATAGCTAAAATTGCTATGAGAAAAGCTTTTTTTATGCTTAAATTAGTATAATTGTGAATATTTTTATTTGGAGATTTATGACAAAAAGTGACTTAAAATCATTAGTAACTCAAATGTATCATGAGCTGCTTGAAAATATTGACACACAACAAGAGCCTAACAAGGAACAGGTTATCACCTATTTGCAGGATGCTGTGATGACTATTCAAAATATAAATGACGGGGATATAGACTCAGTAGAACATGCAAAGCTGGCATTCACCAACACTTATAAAGAAATTGCAAATAAAACACTTTTATCATATCAACATACAAACAACAAATTTGCCAAACTGACTCAAATTCATGAAGAGACTATTCACAGCTATGAAAATCAGCTCATAGATATGCCTTCAATAAAAGAAAAGTTTGATGAGATTCAAAATCACATGGCAAAAGAGGTACAACGCGCAAATCAGGTTATATCAGAGTTAAGCACACAGGTAAAAAAACTTGAAGAGAGCTCAAACCTGGATTCTTTGACAAAAATATTCAACAGACGGGCACTTGATACATACCTTCAAAAACTCTGTGCAAAAAAAGAATTAGAGTATGAACTGCACATACTTCTTCTGGATATAGATGATTTCAAACATATCAATGATAAATACGGACATATTGCAGGTGATAAAATACTGATTTTTGTTGCCAGACTTTTAAGAAAAACATTGCGTGACGGTGATAAAGTTTTTCGTTACGGTGGCGAAGAGTTCTTGATTATACTCAACAGAATAGATGCACAAACCTGCCAAAAAATTGCAAGAAGAATTTTAACGCTTATCAGTTCAAATCAACTCTTTTATCAGGGAAAATCTTTGAAAGTAACCATGAGTCTGGGTGCGACAATGTACTATCCTGGCGATACGGCGGAAACACTTATAGAAAGAGCTGACAAGGCACTGTACAAATCCAAGCAAAACGGAAAAAATCAAATGCATATGGAAGTGAAAAATGGAATTTAACTATTTTGACATTATTGTAGGAGTTGTCATTCTGCTCCTGGGTTTAAAAGGAATACTGAACGGGTTTTTTAAAGAAATTTTCGGACTCATTGGTATCATAGGCGGTATATTCGTAGCATCCAGATTTGGTGATGATGTCGGACTGTATCTGAGTAATACGATATTTAAATTTTCAAACGAATCGGCTATAAGTTTTACAGGTTTTCTGGTAACACTGGCACTTTTTTGGCTGGTAATGGTTCTTATAGGGTTTGCATTTAAAAAGTTAAGCGCAGTAAGCGGTCTTGGTCCGATAGACAAAATTTTGGGATTTATCGTAGGTTCAAGCAAGTTTTTTCTTATAGCAGCAGTTATTGCTTATGCGGTTTATAATGTCAAGGCAATAAGAACGACACTTGATTCTGCACTCAAAACAAGTATACTCTTTCCTGTTTTAGTCGAAACAGGAAAATATATTATGAAAATAGACCCTACGGATATTTCAAATGATATCAATACAACAATCTCACAGGGCAGTGCTGATATGCAACAAAAAATTGAAGACAACATCTCAGCAGCAGCCTTGCAGCAAATTGACACTATCAAAAATCAAATAAAAGAGAAATAATTATGATACATGTAACGACAAACTTCAACAATAAAACCATGGAATATGAAGAACTGCTGAATGATTTCAAAAAATTATTAAAAAAGAATAATCTCAAATTTACGATTCAGCGTGAAGTGATATTGGAAACTCTGTACAATTCGGATGAACATCTGACTCCTGAAGATTTACATCATCTCCTGCAAAACAAATACCCGGAACTAAAAACAGGTATAGCAACTGTTTACAGAACACTTTCGCTTCTTGAAGACTCCCAGGTTGTTACCTCACTTTCATTTGGAGCACAGGGAAAAAAATACGAACTTGGTGTAAAAATACATCACGACCACCTCATCTGTACAGAATGTGGAAAAATCACAGAATTTTTGGATGATGAGATAGAAAAGCGCCAACATATAATCACAAAAAAATTCGGTTTTAAAATGACTGACCACTCTATGCAGATATATGGCGTTTGTAAAGAGTGCCAAGAAAAAGAAAACAACTAAGAAAGAAGGAAAACTATTGATTTTTGAAAATAAATACATACAGCAAAGAATAGAAAAAGCAAATGCATTAAAAGATGCAGGGTACAATCCTTATGCAAATGATTCACAAAGAAATACAACTATCGAAAAATATTTGAATGTCAACTCTGATGTGGCCGAGATGGAAAACAAACGTGACGAAAAGCGTCACTACATTGTAAGCGGGCGTATAAAGTTTCTTCGTATTATGGGAAAAGCAAGTTTTGTAAAGATTGAAGATGAAAGCGGTATGCTACAGGTTTATATTACACGCGACAATCTTCCTGAGGGTTTCTACAACACTATGTTTAAAAAAAACATAGAAGTCGGAGATATCATTGAAGTCGGCGGTTTTCCTTTTGTAACAGGACAGGGAGAACTCTCTTTGCATGTAGACAGTTTCAAACTCCTGACAAAAGCCATCTCACCGCTTCCTGAAAAATTTCACGGTATTACTGACAAAGAGATTCGTTACAGAAAACGCTATCTTGATCTGATTATGAATGCGGAAGTCAGAAAAACTTTTCAAATCCGTTCCCGCGTTATCTCTTTGACACGCCGTTTCTTTGAGGACAAAGGTTTTTTGGAAGTGGAAACACCTATGATGCATCCTATTGCCGGCGGGGCCAATGCCAAACCTTTTGTTACAC is a window from the Sulfurimonas hydrogeniphila genome containing:
- a CDS encoding ABC-F family ATP-binding cassette domain-containing protein, which translates into the protein MALIDLQKISKHYSAQKILTEVDFHVDAGERIVIIGKNGSGKSTLMKILNGTLIPDGGRRIIKNDLEIKMLDQRPAFEEGHTVRQAVEAGLKELNAAKERYNELSLLLSEDFGNKLLLEEHEKLSRYIEHHNAWNLDDKIERIIGHFQLKPYENKPVMLLSGGEQRRVALASLLLQKPDVLLLDEPTNHLDVYMVEFLEELILKEKFTLVFISHDRYFIDRIATKSVEVEDCILREYKGGYNDYLTQKEEYLRTLQKQHDNLLGILKRENEWFARGVRARLKRNEGRKERLMQLREEAKTNPAKIRKMSVELQREAKHFNRDKSVNKQKMLFEVEDLSLKLGDKELLHGFTTRILQKDVIAIVGPNGSGKSTLLKALLGRIEPTSGKIKRGEFKVGYFDQHREMLDDDKNLIETFCPHGGDRVNVRGSDLHVYGYLKNFLFPREFLDKKIGVLSGGEKNRVALALLFTQDVDILILDEPTNDLDIPTINILEEQLTNFPGAVIIVSHDRYFVDKIAKKLFIFKPDKTIEESHQQYSEYLEIEKELQELHTMEKEATKKEEKPRLHVTQKPKTLKLTFKEKIALEKLPAEIEELEAKIEEKNTCLSDPKCYEETGLSKLAKELADMEALYEQKVEELLTIQEKEEEINNG
- the queF gene encoding preQ(1) synthase produces the protein MDEQEYKEKRAQEVSQLGAGHTEYKYEYAPELLETFENVHPEMDYWVTLNADEFTSLCPKTNQPDFGTLIINYIPDVKMVESKSLKLYLFSFINSGEFHEDVVNKIGKDLVALMQPKYLEVVGLFYPRGNISIHPTFSYAKEEDKYKEIEKYRFLNRNLNPQRVG
- a CDS encoding class II 3-deoxy-7-phosphoheptulonate synthase — encoded protein: MSTWSPSSWREKPILQQPTYPDKAKLEAVLKELKSYPPLVFAGEARSLKEQLANVSQGKAFLLQGGDCAESFSEFHADNIRDTFKALMQMAVVMTYAGGLPVVKVGRLGGQFAKPRSSDTETKGDITLDSYRGDIINGIDFDEKSRTPDPERMIRAYNQATATQNLLRAFASGGLADLHQVSKWNLDFAHKSEVGEKYEALAEDIEKSLKFMEACGVTSKTYRTLRETDFFTSHEALLLPYEEAFTRQDSLTGDWYNTAAHMVWIGDRTRQLDGAHVEYMKGIKNPIGIKAGPTMNPDDLVRLAQAVNPENEAGRLNIIVRMGANKVGEHMPALIRAVEREGLNVVWSCDPMHGNTIKSSNNYKTRPVDAILTEMKQFFQVHKAEGTFAGGVHLEMTGKNVTECIGGSFTVTEEDLSSRYHTHCDPRLNADQSLELAFLIADSLQDANK
- a CDS encoding GGDEF domain-containing protein, giving the protein MTKSDLKSLVTQMYHELLENIDTQQEPNKEQVITYLQDAVMTIQNINDGDIDSVEHAKLAFTNTYKEIANKTLLSYQHTNNKFAKLTQIHEETIHSYENQLIDMPSIKEKFDEIQNHMAKEVQRANQVISELSTQVKKLEESSNLDSLTKIFNRRALDTYLQKLCAKKELEYELHILLLDIDDFKHINDKYGHIAGDKILIFVARLLRKTLRDGDKVFRYGGEEFLIILNRIDAQTCQKIARRILTLISSNQLFYQGKSLKVTMSLGATMYYPGDTAETLIERADKALYKSKQNGKNQMHMEVKNGI
- a CDS encoding CvpA family protein, with the translated sequence MEFNYFDIIVGVVILLLGLKGILNGFFKEIFGLIGIIGGIFVASRFGDDVGLYLSNTIFKFSNESAISFTGFLVTLALFWLVMVLIGFAFKKLSAVSGLGPIDKILGFIVGSSKFFLIAAVIAYAVYNVKAIRTTLDSALKTSILFPVLVETGKYIMKIDPTDISNDINTTISQGSADMQQKIEDNISAAALQQIDTIKNQIKEK
- a CDS encoding Fur family transcriptional regulator; this translates as MIHVTTNFNNKTMEYEELLNDFKKLLKKNNLKFTIQREVILETLYNSDEHLTPEDLHHLLQNKYPELKTGIATVYRTLSLLEDSQVVTSLSFGAQGKKYELGVKIHHDHLICTECGKITEFLDDEIEKRQHIITKKFGFKMTDHSMQIYGVCKECQEKENN